In Janthinobacterium rivuli, a single genomic region encodes these proteins:
- the secY gene encoding preprotein translocase subunit SecY, with protein MATNPQLAKSAAAGFPWGRLWFLLGALVVYRIGAHVPVPGIDPTQLASLFKEHEGGVLGMFNMFSGGALSRFTVFALGIMPYISASIIMQLLSIVSPQMEALKKEGEAGRRKITQYTRYFTVALALFQALGIAVALESQAGLVLEPGLAFRFVTVVTLLTGTMFLMWLGEQITERGLGNGISIIIFAGIAAGLPSALGGLFTQVSNGSIGSFSAIFIVILVALVTYFVVFVERGQRKILVNYAKRQVGNKIYGGQTSHLPLKLNMAGVIPPIFASSIILFPATIVDWFSKGADNANPAVRFLKDLAASMGPGEPIHALLYAVAIVFFCFFYTALVFNSKETADNLKKSGAFIPGIRPGEQTARYIDKILTRLTLAGAVYITLVCLLPEFMQAQWKVPFYFGGTSLLIIVVVTMDFMAQVQNYVMSQQYDSLLRKANFKGGIPTR; from the coding sequence TTGGCGACTAATCCACAACTTGCTAAAAGTGCAGCGGCCGGTTTCCCTTGGGGACGGCTCTGGTTTTTGCTTGGCGCATTGGTGGTTTATCGTATCGGTGCTCACGTCCCGGTTCCCGGGATTGACCCGACACAATTAGCCTCGCTGTTCAAGGAGCACGAAGGCGGCGTCCTGGGCATGTTCAACATGTTCTCGGGCGGTGCCTTGTCTCGTTTTACAGTGTTTGCGCTGGGTATCATGCCTTATATCTCGGCCTCGATCATCATGCAATTGCTGTCGATCGTGTCACCGCAGATGGAAGCGTTGAAAAAAGAAGGCGAAGCAGGTCGTCGCAAGATCACCCAGTACACCCGGTATTTCACGGTTGCCCTGGCACTGTTCCAAGCGTTAGGCATTGCAGTCGCACTGGAGTCGCAAGCTGGTCTGGTGTTGGAACCTGGTCTTGCATTCCGCTTCGTGACGGTCGTCACTTTGTTGACCGGAACAATGTTTTTGATGTGGTTGGGTGAGCAAATTACCGAGCGTGGTTTAGGTAATGGCATCTCGATCATCATTTTTGCCGGGATTGCAGCAGGTCTGCCGTCGGCGTTGGGTGGCTTGTTCACTCAAGTGTCGAATGGTTCGATCGGCAGCTTCAGCGCGATTTTCATCGTGATCCTGGTAGCACTGGTAACGTACTTCGTCGTATTCGTCGAACGTGGTCAGCGCAAAATATTGGTCAACTACGCGAAGCGCCAGGTAGGCAACAAGATTTATGGCGGTCAAACCAGCCATTTGCCGTTGAAGCTGAACATGGCCGGCGTGATCCCGCCGATCTTTGCTTCTTCGATCATCTTGTTCCCGGCCACTATCGTGGACTGGTTTTCAAAGGGCGCCGACAACGCTAACCCTGCGGTGCGGTTCTTGAAAGATTTGGCAGCATCGATGGGGCCTGGTGAGCCTATCCATGCGCTGTTGTACGCAGTGGCGATCGTGTTTTTCTGTTTCTTCTATACAGCGCTGGTGTTTAACAGCAAGGAAACAGCGGATAACTTGAAGAAAAGCGGTGCGTTCATTCCCGGGATCCGTCCAGGCGAGCAGACAGCCCGTTACATCGACAAGATCCTGACACGCTTGACACTTGCCGGCGCAGTCTACATCACCCTGGTGTGTTTATTGCCGGAATTTATGCAAGCCCAGTGGAAAGTACCATTCTATTTCGGCGGTACTTCTTTATTGATTATTGTAGTTGTCACCATGGATTTCATGGCGCAAGTACAGAACTACGTGATGTCGCAGCAATATGATTCGCTGCTGCGCAAAGCAAATTTCAAGGGCGGAATTCCGACGCGTTAA
- the rplX gene encoding 50S ribosomal protein L24 produces MDKIRKNDEVIVLTGKDKGKRGVVQQRIDAEHIVVDGINIAKKATKPNPMTGVTGGIVDKTMPIHVSNVALFNAATGKADRVGFKEVDGKKVRIFKSSGEVVKA; encoded by the coding sequence ATGGATAAGATTCGTAAAAACGACGAAGTCATCGTTCTGACCGGGAAAGACAAGGGCAAACGTGGTGTGGTACAGCAGCGTATCGATGCTGAACATATCGTGGTTGACGGCATTAACATCGCTAAAAAAGCGACTAAGCCAAACCCGATGACTGGCGTAACTGGTGGTATCGTCGATAAGACCATGCCAATTCACGTGTCCAACGTTGCATTGTTTAATGCAGCGACTGGCAAGGCAGATCGCGTGGGTTTCAAAGAAGTGGACGGCAAGAAAGTTCGCATCTTTAAATCCTCCGGCGAAGTAGTGAAGGCTTAA
- the infA gene encoding translation initiation factor IF-1, whose translation MAKDDVIQMQGEILENLPNATFRVKLENGHVVLGHISGKMRMNYIRILPGDKVTVELTPYDLSRARIVFRTK comes from the coding sequence ATGGCAAAAGACGACGTCATACAGATGCAGGGCGAGATTCTTGAGAATCTCCCAAATGCAACATTTCGAGTGAAGCTGGAGAACGGACACGTGGTGCTCGGGCATATTTCAGGTAAAATGCGGATGAACTATATTCGCATTCTCCCTGGAGACAAGGTGACGGTGGAGTTAACGCCGTACGACCTGAGCCGAGCCCGCATTGTGTTCCGTACCAAGTAA
- the rpsE gene encoding 30S ribosomal protein S5, with protein MAKMQAKMQSDKPDDGMREKMIAINRVTKVVKGGRIMGFAALTVVGDGDGRVGMGKGKSKEVPVGVQKAMEEARRNLIKVPLKNGTLHHTVVGRHGASKVLMNPAKPGTGVIAGGAMRAIFEVMGVTDVVAKSTGSNNPYNLVRATLDGLSKMSTASDIAAKRGKSVEDILA; from the coding sequence ATGGCAAAAATGCAAGCAAAAATGCAAAGCGACAAGCCGGATGATGGCATGCGCGAAAAAATGATCGCGATCAACCGCGTGACCAAAGTGGTCAAGGGTGGTCGTATCATGGGTTTCGCCGCGCTGACCGTAGTTGGTGATGGCGATGGCCGCGTCGGCATGGGCAAGGGCAAATCGAAAGAAGTGCCAGTTGGCGTGCAGAAGGCAATGGAAGAAGCCCGTCGCAACCTGATCAAAGTACCGCTCAAAAACGGCACCTTGCATCACACGGTTGTTGGTCGTCACGGCGCCTCCAAGGTCCTGATGAACCCAGCTAAGCCTGGTACTGGCGTTATCGCTGGTGGCGCAATGCGCGCTATCTTCGAAGTGATGGGCGTGACGGACGTGGTGGCGAAATCCACCGGTTCGAACAACCCATACAACCTGGTACGCGCTACGCTGGACGGCCTGTCGAAAATGAGCACTGCTTCCGATATCGCTGCCAAACGCGGCAAGTCGGTCGAAGACATTCTGGCTTAA
- the rpmJ gene encoding 50S ribosomal protein L36, protein MKVLASVKRICRNCKIIKRKGVVRVICVEPRHKQRQG, encoded by the coding sequence ATGAAAGTTCTCGCATCAGTCAAGCGGATCTGCCGCAACTGCAAGATCATCAAGCGCAAAGGCGTAGTCCGCGTTATCTGCGTGGAACCACGTCACAAGCAGCGTCAAGGTTAA
- the rpsD gene encoding 30S ribosomal protein S4, with the protein MARYIGPKAKLSRREGTDLFLKSARRSLDSKCKLDVKPGQHGVKSGARTSDYGNQLREKQKVKRMYGVLERQFRRYFAEADRRKGNTGETLLKLLETRLDNVCYRMGFGSTRAEARQLVSHKAFTVNGIVVNIASYAVKVGDIVAVREKSKKQVRIVEALSLAEQVGMPSWVSVDAKKMEGTFKSLPERNEIANDVNESLIVELYSR; encoded by the coding sequence GTGGCACGTTATATCGGACCTAAAGCAAAACTTTCCCGCCGTGAAGGTACAGACCTGTTCCTGAAGAGCGCACGTCGCTCGCTGGACAGCAAGTGCAAACTGGACGTCAAGCCAGGCCAGCACGGTGTCAAATCCGGCGCCCGCACCTCGGACTACGGTAACCAACTGCGCGAAAAGCAAAAAGTCAAGCGCATGTACGGCGTGCTGGAACGTCAATTCCGCCGCTACTTCGCTGAAGCAGACCGTCGTAAAGGCAACACCGGCGAAACGCTGTTGAAGTTGCTGGAAACGCGTCTGGACAACGTTTGCTACCGCATGGGCTTTGGCTCGACCCGCGCTGAAGCGCGTCAATTGGTCAGCCACAAAGCGTTCACCGTGAACGGTATCGTTGTGAACATCGCTTCGTACGCAGTCAAAGTTGGCGACATCGTTGCTGTTCGTGAAAAATCGAAAAAGCAAGTGCGTATCGTTGAAGCACTGTCGCTGGCTGAACAAGTTGGTATGCCTAGCTGGGTTTCGGTTGATGCCAAGAAAATGGAAGGTACTTTCAAGTCCCTGCCAGAGCGTAACGAAATCGCTAACGACGTCAACGAATCGCTGATCGTCGAGCTGTACTCGCGTTAA
- the rplE gene encoding 50S ribosomal protein L5 produces the protein MARLQEFYKEKVVADLTSKFGYKSVMEVPRLTKITLNMGVGEAIADKKVLEHAVADLTKIAGQKPVTTKSRKAIAGFKIREGYPIGTMVTLRGARMYEFLDRFITVALPRVRDFRGVNGRAFDGRGNYNIGVKEQIIFPEIEYDKIDALRGMNISITTTAKTDDEAKALLAAFKFPFRN, from the coding sequence ATGGCACGTCTCCAAGAATTCTATAAAGAAAAAGTCGTTGCCGACCTGACCAGCAAGTTTGGTTACAAGTCGGTAATGGAAGTTCCACGCCTGACCAAGATCACCCTGAACATGGGTGTTGGTGAGGCTATCGCGGATAAAAAAGTTCTCGAGCACGCAGTTGCTGACTTGACCAAGATCGCCGGCCAGAAGCCAGTGACCACCAAGTCCCGCAAAGCGATCGCAGGCTTCAAAATCCGTGAAGGTTACCCGATCGGTACGATGGTCACCCTGCGCGGCGCTCGCATGTACGAGTTCCTGGATCGCTTCATTACCGTGGCTCTGCCGCGCGTACGCGATTTCCGTGGTGTGAACGGCCGTGCATTTGATGGTCGTGGCAACTACAACATCGGTGTCAAGGAACAGATCATTTTCCCTGAAATCGAATACGACAAGATTGACGCGTTGCGCGGTATGAATATCAGCATCACGACAACCGCTAAGACCGATGACGAAGCCAAAGCTTTGCTCGCCGCCTTTAAATTCCCTTTCAGGAACTGA
- the rplO gene encoding 50S ribosomal protein L15, translating into MELNTIAPAEGAKHYKRRVGRGIGSGLGKTSGRGHKGQKSRSGGFHKVGFEGGQMPLQRRLPKRGFKSMHATFKAEVRLSDLNNLAVGDVDILVLKQAGVLGVLARDVRVILSGEITKAVNLKGLKVSAGAKAAIEAAGGSVA; encoded by the coding sequence ATGGAATTGAATACTATTGCACCAGCCGAAGGCGCTAAGCACTACAAGCGTCGCGTCGGTCGCGGTATCGGCTCCGGCCTGGGTAAAACCTCGGGTCGTGGTCACAAAGGTCAGAAATCGCGTTCGGGCGGCTTTCATAAAGTCGGTTTCGAAGGCGGTCAGATGCCTCTGCAACGCCGTCTGCCTAAGCGCGGTTTCAAATCGATGCACGCAACCTTCAAAGCTGAAGTGCGCCTGTCCGATCTGAACAACCTGGCTGTTGGCGATGTCGACATTCTGGTCTTGAAGCAAGCTGGCGTTCTGGGCGTGTTGGCCCGTGACGTGCGCGTGATCTTGTCCGGCGAAATCACCAAAGCGGTGAATTTGAAGGGCTTGAAAGTGTCCGCTGGCGCGAAAGCAGCCATCGAAGCAGCCGGCGGCTCGGTAGCCTGA
- the rplN gene encoding 50S ribosomal protein L14: MIQTESRLEVADNTGAKEVMCIKVLGGSKRRYAGIGDVIKVTVKVAAPRGRVKKGEIYNAVVVRTAKGVRRQDGSLVKFDGNAAVLLNAKLEPIGTRIFGPVTRELRTEKFMKIVSLAPEVL; this comes from the coding sequence ATGATTCAAACTGAAAGCCGGCTCGAAGTGGCTGACAATACCGGTGCCAAAGAAGTAATGTGCATCAAGGTATTGGGCGGCTCCAAGCGCCGTTATGCTGGCATTGGCGATGTGATCAAGGTAACCGTTAAGGTTGCTGCGCCACGTGGCCGTGTCAAAAAAGGTGAAATTTATAACGCCGTGGTTGTGCGCACCGCTAAAGGTGTTCGCCGCCAAGACGGTTCCCTGGTGAAGTTCGACGGCAATGCCGCCGTTCTGTTGAACGCCAAGCTGGAACCGATCGGTACCCGTATTTTTGGACCTGTCACACGCGAACTGCGTACTGAGAAGTTCATGAAAATCGTGTCCCTGGCACCGGAAGTCCTGTAA
- the rpsK gene encoding 30S ribosomal protein S11 codes for MAKSQNNAASARVRKKVKKNVAEGIAHVHASFNNTIITITDRQGNALSWATSGGAGFKGSRKSTPFAAQVAAEAAGKVAVECGVKNLEVRIKGPGPGRESAVRALNNLGIKITEIQDVTPVPHNGCRPPKRRRI; via the coding sequence ATGGCTAAGTCGCAAAATAACGCCGCATCAGCACGCGTGCGTAAAAAAGTTAAAAAGAACGTCGCTGAAGGCATCGCACATGTCCACGCTTCGTTCAATAACACCATCATTACCATCACCGATCGTCAAGGCAATGCCTTGTCGTGGGCTACCTCCGGCGGTGCAGGCTTCAAGGGTTCGCGTAAATCGACCCCATTCGCAGCGCAGGTCGCCGCGGAAGCCGCTGGTAAAGTGGCTGTTGAGTGTGGCGTCAAGAACCTGGAAGTACGTATCAAGGGCCCAGGTCCTGGTCGTGAATCCGCCGTTCGCGCGCTGAACAACCTGGGCATCAAGATCACCGAGATCCAGGACGTGACGCCGGTACCGCACAACGGTTGCCGTCCACCGAAACGTCGTCGTATCTAA
- the rplR gene encoding 50S ribosomal protein L18, translating to MDKKESRLRRGRQTRIKIAELKVNRLSVHRTNLHIYANLISPDAKVLVSASTAEAEVRAELAGQSGKGGNAAAAALIGKRVAEKALKAGITEVAFDRSGFRYHGRVKALAEAAREAGLKF from the coding sequence ATGGATAAGAAAGAATCACGGCTTCGCCGCGGACGCCAAACCCGCATCAAGATTGCGGAATTGAAAGTAAATCGCTTGTCGGTGCATCGCACCAACCTGCACATTTACGCCAACCTGATCAGCCCGGACGCTAAAGTCCTGGTTTCGGCCTCGACGGCTGAAGCGGAAGTTCGCGCTGAACTGGCAGGCCAATCCGGCAAAGGCGGCAATGCCGCTGCTGCAGCCTTGATCGGCAAGCGCGTCGCTGAAAAAGCGTTGAAAGCAGGGATTACCGAAGTTGCGTTTGACCGCTCCGGTTTCCGTTACCACGGCCGTGTGAAAGCGTTGGCAGAAGCCGCACGCGAAGCCGGTCTGAAGTTCTAA
- the rpmD gene encoding 50S ribosomal protein L30 codes for MTNTVKVQLVKGLIGTRESHRATVRGLGLRRVNSVSELQDTPSVRGMINKVSYLVKVVG; via the coding sequence ATGACAAATACAGTCAAAGTGCAATTGGTCAAGGGCTTGATCGGTACGCGCGAATCGCATCGCGCTACTGTGCGCGGTCTGGGTCTGCGTCGTGTAAATTCGGTTTCCGAATTGCAAGACACCCCATCCGTACGCGGCATGATCAATAAAGTATCGTATCTCGTTAAAGTTGTCGGGTAA
- the rpsH gene encoding 30S ribosomal protein S8 — protein sequence MSMSDPIADMLTRIRNAQGVQKTTVAMPSSKVKIAIASVLKDEGYIEDFAVAEAGGKAELKIGLKYYVGRPVIERLERVSRPGLRVYKGKDEIPVVMNGLGVAIVSTPQGVMTDRKARATGVGGEVICYVA from the coding sequence ATGAGTATGAGCGATCCTATCGCCGATATGCTGACCCGCATTCGCAATGCACAAGGCGTGCAAAAGACGACCGTGGCCATGCCATCGTCGAAAGTCAAAATTGCGATTGCCAGCGTCCTGAAGGACGAGGGTTACATTGAAGATTTCGCTGTTGCCGAAGCTGGTGGCAAAGCGGAACTGAAAATCGGTTTGAAGTATTATGTTGGCCGTCCCGTCATTGAGCGCTTGGAGCGCGTGTCCCGTCCGGGTCTGCGCGTCTACAAGGGTAAAGACGAGATCCCTGTTGTGATGAATGGCTTGGGTGTGGCGATCGTGTCGACTCCGCAAGGCGTCATGACTGACCGCAAAGCACGCGCTACCGGTGTCGGCGGCGAAGTTATTTGCTACGTGGCTTAA
- the rpsM gene encoding 30S ribosomal protein S13, producing MARIAGVNIPNHQHTVIGLTAIYGVGRPRAEKICASTGVATNKKIKDLDDSELEKLRDEVGKFIVEGDLRRELSMNIKRLMDLGCYRGMRHRKGLPCRGQRTRTNARTRKGPRKAAQSLKK from the coding sequence ATGGCACGTATTGCAGGGGTTAATATCCCAAATCATCAGCATACCGTTATCGGCCTGACGGCCATCTACGGTGTGGGCCGTCCACGCGCAGAGAAAATCTGTGCATCGACCGGTGTAGCAACCAACAAAAAGATCAAAGATCTGGATGACAGCGAACTGGAAAAGCTGCGCGATGAAGTAGGTAAATTCATCGTCGAAGGCGATCTGCGTCGTGAACTGTCCATGAACATCAAGCGTTTGATGGATCTGGGTTGCTACCGCGGCATGCGTCATCGTAAGGGTCTGCCTTGCCGTGGCCAGCGTACGCGTACGAACGCACGTACCCGCAAGGGACCGCGTAAAGCCGCTCAATCGCTGAAAAAATAA
- the rpsN gene encoding 30S ribosomal protein S14: protein MAKLSLINREIKRADLVAKFAPKREALKAIVDDQSKSEEERYEARLKLQALPRNSNPTRQRNRCAITGRPRGTFRKFGLGRIKLREFAMRGEIPGMTKASW from the coding sequence ATGGCCAAACTGTCACTGATTAATCGTGAGATCAAGCGTGCTGACCTGGTGGCGAAATTCGCCCCTAAGCGCGAAGCTCTCAAGGCCATCGTCGATGACCAATCGAAATCGGAAGAAGAGCGCTACGAAGCTCGCCTGAAATTGCAGGCGCTGCCACGTAACTCGAACCCGACGCGTCAACGTAACCGTTGCGCCATCACTGGTCGTCCGCGCGGCACATTCCGTAAATTCGGTCTGGGTCGTATCAAGCTCCGTGAATTCGCCATGCGTGGTGAAATTCCGGGTATGACAAAAGCAAGCTGGTAA
- the rplF gene encoding 50S ribosomal protein L6, with translation MSRVAKMPIVVPAGAEVAISAQAITVKGPLGVLSQALTGQVKVENNAGTLSFDVANDSREANAMSGTLRALVNNMVVGVTKGFEKKLNLVGVGYKAQAQGDKLNLSLGFSHPVVHDMPAGVTCATPTPTEILIKGIDRQQVGQVAAEVRAYRAPEPYKGKGVRYADEVVKLKETKKK, from the coding sequence ATGTCTCGAGTAGCTAAAATGCCTATCGTAGTGCCAGCTGGCGCCGAAGTCGCCATCTCCGCACAAGCGATCACCGTAAAAGGCCCGCTGGGCGTACTTTCCCAGGCCCTCACCGGCCAGGTCAAAGTGGAAAACAATGCAGGAACCCTGAGTTTCGACGTGGCGAACGACAGCCGCGAAGCCAATGCCATGTCCGGCACGCTGCGCGCACTGGTCAACAACATGGTTGTTGGCGTCACCAAGGGTTTCGAGAAAAAGCTGAACCTGGTAGGCGTGGGTTACAAGGCGCAAGCTCAAGGCGACAAGCTGAATCTGTCCCTGGGTTTCTCGCACCCTGTAGTGCATGACATGCCAGCTGGCGTTACCTGCGCAACACCAACCCCGACCGAGATCCTGATTAAAGGTATCGACCGTCAACAGGTTGGCCAGGTAGCCGCTGAAGTTCGTGCTTACCGCGCTCCTGAGCCTTATAAAGGCAAGGGCGTTCGCTATGCGGACGAAGTGGTTAAGCTTAAAGAAACCAAGAAGAAGTAA